Proteins from one Malassezia vespertilionis chromosome 2, complete sequence genomic window:
- the DCC1 gene encoding Ctf8p and Ctf18p associating protein (COG:D; EggNog:ENOG503P0VG) yields the protein MDPVPLVTGAEGAPRSYKLMEIPPELESILSAGTDSPLLTFNGRLVDEAVLSTTNKTYAVRQVHQSNSLLLCAVEQSGDGGMYLRLHQNVADTIELVPTPPRLGRIVALLHDSEYAGEEAEMDAAFARLYTPNEVRSVIQASEEELAQGLRDEHVLVLDVLNQLDILACDAEHVPYAPVLEALQMSARAEVAEKMLCDWFCAAPRPTGVPTHVALATADIARFIGVYLLSTEKRMALLDFLARWKEALGPLADEAQLPLLTGNYLFYPPPASFTTVNAHQAGHTEPMPETLASGIAIQYFPREHLPLAPAQCLQELFMLRTQWVREEITPFIAHLLSAAPGSKKNAGLDGLLLKHGRSCKARWSRVHAAVLLRAGLLDSAGAPPATGTEECTLYQARVKY from the exons ATGGACCCTGTGCCTCTTGTGACTGGCGCagaaggcgcgccgcgctcctaCAAGCTTATGGAGATCCCGCCGGAGCTAGAGTCGATCTTGTCCGCGGGAACCGACTCACCGCTGCTTACATTTAACGGCCGCCTCGTTGATGAGGCGGTGCTTTCCACGACAAACAAAACGTacgccgtgcgccaagTCCACCAGTCCAATAGCCTTTTGCTATGCGCCGTGGAGCAGAGCGGCGATGGCGGGATGTACCTGCGCTTGCACCAGAATGTCGCAGACACGATCGAGCTGGTGCCGACGCCTCCGCGGCTcgggcgcatcgtcgcgctgctgcacgacTCCGAGTACGCAGGGGAGGAGGCAGAGATGGAtgctgcatttgcgcggCTGTATACCCCGAACGAAGTGCGCTCTGTGATACAGGCTAGCGAAGAAGAGCTTGCACAAGGGCTGCGCGACGAACATGtgctcgtgctcgacg TGCTGAACCAGCTTGATATTCTCGCGTgcgatgcagagcatgTGCCGTACGCGCCAGTTTtggaagcgctgcaaatgagcgcgcgcgccgaagtCGCAGAAAAAATGCTCTGCGACTGgttctgcgccgcgccgcgcccgacgGGCGTTCCAACGCACGTTGCGCTTGCAACGGCAGACATTGCACGCTTTATCGGCGTGTATTTGCTAAGTACTGAAAAACgcatggcgctgcttgactttttggcgcgctggaaggAGGCGCTGGGGCCCCTTGCAGACGAAGCGCAACTTCCACTGCTAACG GGAAACTATTTATTTTATCCTCCACCAGCGTCATTTACGACGGTGAATGCACACCAGGCGGGCCATACAGAGCCAATGCCAGAGACGCTTGCGTCGGGAATCGCCATTCAGTACTTTCCACGCGAGCATCTTCCACTCGCGCCTGCGCAGTGTCTCCAGGAGCTGTTTATGCTCCGCACACAGTGGGTCCGCGAAGAGATTACTCCCTTTATTGCGCACCTGTTGAGTGCGGCCCCTGGGTCAAAAAAAAACGCGGGGCTGGACGGGCTTTTGCTCAAGCACGGACGGagctgcaaagcgcgatGGAGTCGCGTGCACGCAGCCGTGCTCCTCCGCGCCGGCCTTTTGGACAGCGCCGGTGCGCCACCCGCGACGGGCACGGAGGAGTGCACGCTCTACCAAGCGCGCGTAAAGTATTAG
- a CDS encoding uncharacterized protein (COG:C; EggNog:ENOG503NVGU), with protein sequence MLRTEAASIAFRSMRIRAPTVRMAARALATEAKPKGENPTFSATTVEDLQGHDAATILREEGTRSDANLRHFTVNFGPQHPAAHGVLRLIMELNGEEILRVDVRILTQTNAQPHVGLLHRGTEKLIEYKTYTQALPYFDRLDYSSMMTNELCYARAVEKLLNIEVPERAKWIRTLYGELTRISNHCMAVLSHIMDVGGLTPFVWGLEEREKIMEFYERVSGARMHAAYIRPGGVAFDLPPGLLDDIYHFITQFGGRVDEIEELVTANRIWKQRTVGIGTVTAKEALNYGFSGVMLRGSGIPWDIRKVAPYDAYDQCEFDVPVGEHGDCYDRYVCRMEEFRQSIRIIHQCLNKMPAGQIKVDDHKITPPPRAMMKDGMESLIHHFKLFSQGYDVPPGETYSAIEAPKGEMGVYLVSNGTNRPYRCSISAPGFRHLAGADFMSRHHYLPDMVAIIGTMDLVFGEVDR encoded by the coding sequence ATGCTGCGTACGGAAGCGGCCAGCATTGCTTTCCGAAGCATGCGTATACGCGCCCCGACTGTGCGCAtggccgcgcgtgcacTTGCGACAGAGGCGAAGCCGAAAGGGGAAAACCCAACGTTTTCCGCGACCACTGTAGAAGATTTGCAGGGCCACGATGCGGCGACCATTCTTCGTGAGGAAGGCACCCGCAGCGATGCAAATTTGCGCCACTTTACGGTGAACTTTGGGCCGCAGCATCCTGCCGCCCACGGCGTGTTGCGTTTGATTATGGAGTTGAACGGTGAAGAGATCCTCCGTGTTGACGTACGTATCCTAACGCAAACTAATGCCCAGCCTCACGTCGGTCTCTTGCATCGCGGTACAGAAAAACTGATTGAATACAAGACGTACACACAAGCGCTGCCGTACTTTGACCGCTTGGACTACAGCTCGATGATGACAAACGAGCTTTGCTACGCGCGTGCGGTTGAGAAGCTGCTGAACATCGAAGTGCCCgagcgcgcaaaatggATCCGTACCTTGTATGGCGAGCTCACGCGTATTTCGAATCACTGCATGGCTGTGCTATCCCACATTATGGACGTTGGCGGTCTTACCCCTTTCGTCTGGGGTCTTGAGGAGCGTGAAAAGATTATGGAGTTTTACGAGCGTGTTTCGGGCGCGCGTATGCATGCTGCCTACATCCGCCCCGGTGGCGTTGCGTTTGATCTCCCTCCTGGCCTGCTGGACGATATTTACCACTTTATCACCCAATTTGGCGGCCGTGTGGACGAGATTGAGGAGCTCGTTACCGCCAACCGTATCtggaagcagcgcacggttGGGATCGGCACGGTTACCGCAAAAGAGGCGCTTAACTACGGGTTCAGCGGTgtgatgctgcgcggcagtgGTATCCCCTGGGACATCCGCAAAGTCGCGCCGTACGATGCGTACGACCAGTGCGAGTTCGACGTGCCCGTcggcgagcacggcgacTGCTACGACCGCTACGTTTGCCGCATGGAAGAGTTCCGGCAGTCGATTCGCATCATCCACCAATGCTTGAACAAGATGCCTGCTGGACAGATCAAGGTGGACGACCACAAGATCACGCCCCCTCCGCGTGCGATGATGAAGGACGGTATGGAGAGCCTGATCCACCACTTTAAGCTCTTTTCACAGGGGTACGACGTGCCGCCGGGCGAGACGTATAGCGCCATTGAGGCGCCTAAAGGCGAGATGGGGGTGTACCTCGTGTCCAACGGCACGAACCGTCCCTACCGCTGCTCCATCTCCGCACCCGGCTTCCGTCACTTGGCCGGCGCCGATTTCATGTCGCGCCACCACTATTTGCCGGATATGGTCGCCATCATCGGTACGATGGATTTGGTGTTTGGCGAGGTCGACAGATAG
- a CDS encoding type I protein arginine methyltransferase (EggNog:ENOG503NZHW; COG:H) → MTRAQAEKEETLYDRKDEAYFSYYSMLTHQAQMLQDAVRTSTYQNAIVLHPSSFEDKVVMDVGAGNGILSLFAIQAGAKVVYAVEAAGVVACLHRLVDAAAPEDDDAPNAWVRDKLAIVHSRIEDVTPQKLTASLPKKIQAEEGKVDTLVSECLGVLLVHERMCESYIDARDRFLRPEGAMFPRTGSLCFSLLSDARLWSEVHARGEWWNTENFYGVNLTPFLDASRKEAFMSPVIGCFSPSHVVGARTDPVTAAYMCPDDVVSRYLVDFSSISMEELREFDVPVAWDCVEEPVVVHGLGAWFDLSFLQAGEEYKNDTNGTMTTSPFAPATHWAQVRMLFTEPLALNRGQRVLGTLHFKVNESRSYDIQGTFHVPLDDGLPLFTRTAFWKLDKQTYSWETTGPV, encoded by the exons atgacgcgcgcgcaggccGAAAAAGAAGAAACGCTCTATGACAGGAAAGACGAGGCGTATTTTTCGTACTACTCAATGCTGACGCATCAGGCGCAGATGCTGCAA GATGCAGTGAGAACGTCCACATACCAAAACGCTATTGTGTTGCACCCTTCCAGTTTTGAAG ACAAAGTTGTAATGGATGTGGGTGCAGGAAATGGCATCCTTTCTTTATTCGCAATCCAGGCTGGCGCAAAAGTGGTATACGCCGTGGAAGCTGCCGGGGTTGTTGCCTGTCTGCACCGCTTGGTcgacgccgcagcgccggaagacgacgacgcgccgaacGCGTGGGTGCGTGATAAGCTCGCTATTGTACACTCGCGAATCGAGGACGTGACTCCCCAAAAGCTCACGGCGAGCCTGCCGAAAAAGATACAGGCGGAAGAGGGGAAAGTAGACACGCTCGTGTCCGAGTGCCTGGGTGTGCTGCTTGTGCATGAACGCATGTGTGAATCGTACATCGATGCACGCGACCGTTTCCTTCGTCCGGAAGGAGCCATGTTTCCACGCACAGGCTCGCTCTGCTTCTCGCTACTTTCCGATGCGCGTCTTTGGTCCGAAGTTCACGCGCGAGGCGAGTGGTGGAATACGGAAAACTTTTACGGTGTCAACTTGACTCCGTTTTTGGATGCCTCGCGGAAAGAGGCATTCATGAGTCCCGTTATCGGCTGCTTCTCTCCTTCGCACGTCgtcggcgcacgcaccgacCCAGTCACCGCCGCATACATGTGCCCCGACGACGTTGTATCCCGCTACCTAGTCGACTTTTCTTCAATTTCCATGGAAGAGTTGCGTGAATTCGACGTGCCCGTTGCGTGGGACTGTGTCGAAGAGCCGGTCGTCGTGCATGGTCTCGGCGCATGGTTCGACCTGAGTTTCCTGCAGGCGGGCGAGGAGTACAAGAACGACACGAATGGTACCATGACTACGAGTCCTTTTGCGCCCGCGACGCACTGggcgcaagtgcgcatGCTCTTTACCGAGCCATTAGCGTTGAACCGCGGCCAGCGCGTGTTGGGCACGCTGCATTTCAAAGTCAATGAGAGTCGCTCATATGATATCCAAGGCACGTTTCACGTGCCTCTAGACGATGGGCTCCCTTTGTTTACACGCACTGCTTTCTGGAAGCTCGATAAGCAGACCTACTCCTGGGAAACCACTGGCCCTGTCTAG
- a CDS encoding uncharacterized protein (COG:K; EggNog:ENOG503P73G), giving the protein MAQDVLLALPEQLLLAQAVHQSAKHPPDWNYVAGLIISHGTRTGPLADPNECEKTWQSLMLEYNIVDCAEAPSLHRSEAQLALAQLIYATYLANLQSALEQKAHRLQALRNDMDDLTSGKRDATLRAEHHVSIEEPLGESSQHEQTRGTLRKRLREDTDAASDEEDDEDEHLQVEQDLLGEDLAPIARDEEHEHASAEGSGSVTPSAPTTYGSRARRRSAAIDARTRVSEPEEERSRSSSPAQWQLHRSRNASLEEHTDTPAVEDTLVSEAERDKSRRRITHILLMLHNQVSNHTHGNLFHQAIKEVDAPDYYTLIKQPMDLKLIKQKIKEGSIGSTLELRRALSLMYANSLMYNKPGTEVHRMANEMRIATDELFDQFEQPP; this is encoded by the exons atggcgcaagatgtgctgctggcgctgccGGAGCAACTGCTTCTTGCCCAAGCGGTCCACCAATCTGCCAAGCATCCTCCCGACTGGAATTATGTAGCTGGGCTTATTATATCGCACGGAACACGCACCGGCCCGCTTGCGGATCCCAATGAGTGCGAGAAAACGTGGCAATCGCTGATGCTGGAATACAACATTGTGGACTGCGCAGAAGCACCGTCGCTGCATCGATCCGAGGCGCAGCTAGCGCTTGCACAATTAATATATGCCACATACCTTGCCAAtttgcaaagcgcgctggAGCAGAAAGCGCATCGGTTGCAGGCGCTACGTAACGACATGGATGATCTAACGTCTGGGaagcgcgatgcaacgctgcgtgcagagcACCATGTCTCTATTGAAGAACCATTGGGAGAGTCCTCCCAACACGAGCAAACACGGGGGACGCTGCGAAAGCGTTTGCGCGAAGATACTGACGCCGCTTccgacgaggaggatgACGAGGACGAGCATCTGCAGGTGGAGCAGGACCTGCTTGGTGAAGACCTGGCACCCATAGCGCGGGACGAAGAACACGAACATGCATCCGCGGAAGGCTCGGGATCCGTGACACCGTCGGCCCCGACGACCTACGGATCgcgtgctcggcgacgATCCGCGGCGatcgatgcacgcacacgcgtGTCAGAGCCCGAGGAAGAGCGCTCACGCTCGTCCTCCCCCGCACAGTGGCAACTGCATCGATCACGGAATGCTTCTCTCGAGGAGCATACCGATACTCCTGCAGTGGAAGACACCCTTGTTTCGGAAgcggagcgcgacaagtcgcggcggcgcattaCGCATATACTGCTGATGCTGCATAACCAAGTATCGAATCATACGCACGGGAATCTCTTCCATCAAGCGATCAAGGAAGTAGATGCCCCCGACTATTACACACTGATCAAGCAGCCCATGGACCTGAAATTGATCAAGCAAAAGATCAAGGAAGGCTCGATTGGCTCGACGCTTGAActacggcgcgcgctgagTCTTATGTATGCAAACTCGCTTATGTACAACAAACCTGGTACGGAAGTGCACCGTATGGCGAACGAGATGCGCATCGCTACGGACGAG CTCTTTGACCAATTCGAGCAGCCGCCCTAG
- the PSF1 gene encoding DNA replication protein psf1 (BUSCO:EOG092648K5; EggNog:ENOG503NY0T; COG:L) — protein MTSEQGLQLALEAKLSLLTGALRPYRYVQSIAHTSAETVRQVLVETRQLHAQLVPLAERAQEQQRATPDPSEAGSQSTDPALAAQLVSCHLQAYRNKRCLLVYHKQRTDWLKARVWDKAGALPLVLDEEQPRGTAGEVEITSIRPLLDHTELEWLRAYTGLVGLYKGTLLDILDVTLPLSTVPGKGKHDGHIVSNKPNASQARNALGSSGFGAPSAAVSVYAAQIPPNAIRAPDDLMVTVLVTRDARDVETERGTLQLRAGERLYVRRDEIEPLLLRGWLRVVDA, from the coding sequence ATGACGAGCGAACAGGgcctgcagcttgcgctggaagcCAAGCTCAGTCTCCTCACAGGCGCGCTCCGTCCGTACAGGTACGTGCAAAGCATTGCTCACACCAGCGCCGAGACCGTGCGGCAAGTCCTTGTCGAAACGCGCCAATTACACGCACAGCTCGTCCCGTtggccgagcgcgcgcaggaaCAGCAGCGTGCGACGCCCGACCCGTCCGAGGCGGGATCCCAGAGCACGGACCCAGCGTTGGCCGCACAGCTTGTGTCGTGTCACTTGCAGGCGTACCGCAACAAGCGGTGCCTGCTTGTGTAccacaagcagcgcacagattggctcaaagcgcgcgtATGGGACAAGGCCGGCGCGCTACCACTCGTGCTTGACGAAGAACagccgcgcggcaccgcggGCGAAGTCGAGATCACGTCCATCCGTCCGCTCCTGGATCATACCGAGCTCGAGTGGCTGCGTGCGTACACAGGCCTCGTTGGCCTGTACAAGGGTACGCTCCTCGACATTCTCGACGTCACTCTCCCGCTATCTACCGTGCCCGGCAAAGGCAAACACGATGGCCATATTGTGTCGAACAAGCCAAACGCCTCCCAAGCGCGCAACGCGCTGGGCAGCAGCGGCTTTGGCgcacccagcgccgcagtcAGCGTCTACGCCGCGCAAATTCCCCCCAacgcgatccgcgcgccggacgaCTTAATGGTCACCGTCCTGGTCactcgcgacgcgcgcgatgtaGAGACGGAGCGCGGGACTCTCCAGCTCCGTGCTGGCGAGCGCCTCTATGTacggcgcgacgagatagagccgctgctgctgcgcggctgGCTCAGGGTGGTAGATGCATAA
- a CDS encoding uncharacterized protein (COG:O; BUSCO:EOG0926505R; EggNog:ENOG503NXIM), translating into MAVQLCLFAPSMQICTDRSFPREIVLDVLQAKLERITGIPPSAQRLALYAFADIQDGQQTGDAAPVPFPLETPLSSAQDGMLLKILDSRGSAASLNDADVEKYTMSDEAYASRRDTVRAFKQAHHLGQFAPGVARPTVPDNIQVGARCIVSRGDASEDFARRGTIHFVGTTQFAPGAWVGIVYDEPVGKNDGSVQGTRYFDAAPKHGGFVRPALVTVGDFSPALAHEEI; encoded by the coding sequence ATGGCTGTGCAGCTGTGCCTGttcgcgccgagcatgcaGATCTGCACGGACCGCAGCTTTCCGCGCGAGATTGTGCTGGATGTGCTGCAGGCaaagctcgagcgcatcacCGGCATACCGCCGagcgcccagcgcctcgcACTCTACGCCTTCGCCGACATCCAAGACGGCCAGCAGACgggcgacgctgcgcctgtgcccTTTCCACTCGAAACGCCGCTCTCCTCCGCGCAGGACGGCATGCTTCTCAAAATTCTGGACAGCCGtggaagcgcggcgtcaTTGAACGATGCAGACGTGGAAAAGTATACGATGAGCGACGAGGCgtacgcgtcgcgcagggATACGGTGCGTGCATTTAAGCAGGCGCACCATCTCGGCCAGTTTGCGCcaggcgtcgcgcgcccCACCGTTCCAGATAACATCCAAGTGGGTGCGCGGTGCATAgtgtcgcgcggcgacgcgtCCGAGgactttgcgcggcgcggcacgatccATTTCGTAGGCACGACGCAGTTTGCGCCCGGCGCTTGGGTGGGCATTGTGTACGATGAGCCCGTGGGAAAGAACGACGGGAGCGTGCAAGGCACGCGCTACTTTGACGCCGCGCCCAAGCACGGCGGATTCGTGCGGCCCGCACTGGTCACCGTCGGCGACTTTTCCcctgcgctggcgcacgAAGAAATTTAG
- the ERV46 gene encoding ER-derived vesicles protein erv46 (COG:U; EggNog:ENOG503NVB2; TransMembrane:3 (o29-50i71-89o383-404i)) has protein sequence MTTSPMFGVLRGLDAFGRTSEDVRIRTNVGALITLGSALLIFVLSLSEFIDYRRITTMPQFEIDRSSQDMMSLYMNISFPHMPCYLISVDVVDILGHSQTNMDHTLQRKRLQADGTPIEESTEHHLESEAQRYIGSLKRGSNYCGSCYGAMGPESGCCQTCEDVREAYARSSWSFDSPDDIQQCVDEHWTESVREMNDEGCNLSGELHISRVVGNLHINLGRSFQHNDMNVNELVPYLQGQGEGYHHFGHEIHDFSFGTPYEFLPQRGGRTERALYRKKRMDIRDPLAGRKRHLKESQFMYQYFLKVIPTSIRHINGKHLTTYVYSVAHNERDLRPEDTSLQHETDNKSDGVITRNMQGVPGLFFNYDIAPLTLVQTETRHSFWHFISNLFAIIGGIFTIAGLLDALIYRGRKQLSGTQYAEDMNDNFYSSLDAKLL, from the coding sequence aTGACGACCAGCCCCATgtttggcgtgctgcgcgggCTCGACGCGTTTGGGCGCACTTCGGAGGATGTGCGCATCCGCACAAATGTCGGTGCGCTGATCACCCTCGGGAGTGCGCTTCTGATCTTTGTACTTTCGCTGAGCGAGTTTATCGACTACCGCCGGATCACGACCATGCCGCAGTTTGAGATCGATCGATCTAGCCAAGATATGATGTCGCTCTACATGAACATAAGCTTTCCGCATATGCCGTGCTACCTGATCTCGGTGGATGTAGTTGATATCTTGGGACACAGCCAAACGAATATGGACCACacgctccagcgcaagcggctCCAAGCCGACGGCACGCCCATCGAGGAGTCGACCGAGCACCATTTGGAgagcgaagcgcagcgGTACATTGGCTCTTTGAAGCGCGGGAGCAACTACTGTGGATCATGCTACGGTGCTATGGGGCCCGAGTCTGGCTGTTGTCAGACGTGCGAGGATGTGCGCGAAGCCTatgcgcgctcgagctggtcTTTTGACAGCCCCGATGATATTCAGCAATGTGTGGATGAGCACTGGACCGAGTCTGTGCGGGAGATGAACGACGAGGGTTGTAACTTGAGTGGCGAATTGCACATCAGCCGCGTCGTTGGCAACCTGCACATCAACCTCGGCCGCTCCTTCCAGCACAATGACATGAACGTGAACGAGCTTGTGCCATACTTGCAGGGTCAGGGCGAGGGCTACCACCACTTTGGCCACGAGATCCACGACTTTAGCTTTGGTACGCCGTACGAGTTCCTTCCGCAAAGGGGCGGGCGCACTGAACGGGCCTTGTACCGCAAAAAGCGCATGGATATTCGCGACCCACTCGCCGGGCGCAAAAGGCACTTGAAGGAGAGCCAGTTTATGTACCAGTACTTTTTGAAAGTAATCCCCACCTCGATCCGGCACATAAACGGCAAGCATCTCACCACGTACGTGtacagcgtcgcgcacaacgAGCGCGATCTGCGCCCCGAAGACACTTCCTTGCAGCACGAAACGGACAACAAGTCGGACGGTGTAATCACACGCAATATGCAAGGAGTGCCCGGCCTCTTTTTCAACTATGacattgcgccgctgacCCTCGTGCAGACCGAGACGCGTCATTCTTTCTGGCACTTTATCTCGAACCTGTTTGCCATTATCGGTGGCATCTTTACCATTGCAGGCCTTCTCGACGCGCTTATCTACCGCGGGCGGAAGCAACTGTCCGGCACGCAGTACGCCGAAGATATGAATGACAACTTCTACAGTTCGTTGGACGCCAAGCTCCTGTAA